In Sander vitreus isolate 19-12246 chromosome 12, sanVit1, whole genome shotgun sequence, the following proteins share a genomic window:
- the map6d1 gene encoding microtubule-associated protein 6 homolog, whose product MAWPCISRVCCLARFWNQFDKSDLSVPLTIQNYSDIAEQEVRSVTKQVSASERAPGNNYSTPEPRAAGATHAPKDGPGTRGSFRARKEGSYKPREDYHPPGVPFNSVTQYKQDFKPWPIPRKENFPWISNGGSRADSVSDSPVNGYHSQATPGEREERGRGQGCGEQHWMKESKTSSYRQEYRPWTGVRPAKSARKNPPAQYSSPGTEATQVPRETSYQAAYSGELHRSIGLHQGEHNIASAASNIQPSAVPQPIPTAMPPGSSPVPSSIQQSVPPQRAELSTTTMGEEHLVRTKFPPNSSAVFQSGPRVFNI is encoded by the exons atGGCTTGGCCGTGCATCAGCAGAGTGTGCTGCCTGGCTCGCTTCTGGAACCAGTTCGACAAATCGGACCTCTCCGTCCCGCTCACCATCCAGAACTACTCGGACATCGCCGAGCAGGAGGTGCGGTCCGTAACCAAACAGGTCTCCGCCTCGGAGCGCGCACCTGGGAATAACTACTCGACCCCGGAACCGCGTGCCGCCGGCGCCACTCATGCGCCCAAAGATGGCCCGGGGACCCGAGGATCTTTCAGGGCACGGAAGGAGGGCAGTTACAAGCCCCGGGAGGACTACCACCCGCCCGGAGTGCCTTTCAACAGTGTTACCCAGTACAAGCAGGATTTCAAACCCTGGCCCATTCCCAGGAAGGAAAACTTCCCTTGGATTAGTAACGGGGGCAGCAGGGCAGACAGTGTTTCGGACAGCCCGGTGAACGGTTACCACAGCCAGGCAACaccgggggagagagaggagcggGGCAGGGGGCAGGGGTGCGGGGAGCAGCATTGGATGAAGGAGAGCAAAACCAGCTCCTACAG gCAAGAGTACAGGCCATGGACAGGGGTGAGACCAGCCAAAAGTGCGAGGAAAAATCCTCCAGCTCAATACTCAAGCCCAGGGACAGAGGCCACCCAGGTCCCGCGTGAGACTAGCTACCAGGCTGCCTACAGCGGGGAGCTCCACAGGTCCATTGGGCTGCATCAGGGGGAGCACAACATCGCATCTGCTGCCTCCAACATACAACCTTCTGCTGTCCCCCAGCCCATCCCCACTGCCATGCCACCTGGCAGTTCCCCCGTCCCCTCCAGCATCCAGCAGAGCGTCCCGCCTCAGAGGGCCGAGCTCAGTACAACAACCATGGGAGAG GAACATCTGGTGAGGACCAAGTTCCCTCCAAACTCTTCTGCTGTCTTTCAAAGCGGGCCCAGGGTCTTCAACATCTGA